The nucleotide sequence GTTGCGTAGGATTCCGTCCTTTTCCTCCTCCTTCACCGGCTCCGCCTTGACGGCCCGTCGCATGGCGTCCCACATCCCGCCCATGAAGACAGCGCAGAACAGATTCTCCAGCGGCACGAAGGGGTCGACGATGCCCAGTAGGATGGAGGAGAGCTTGAAGTAGACGAAGAAAATGACGACGCCGAAGTAGATGAAAGGGTGCGGCACGGAGATGTAGTTGAGACGCTCGCACAGGAAGATGATGGACGCCACCAGACTCGCCTTCGTTATACTGTGTGGAAGAACAGAGACGACAACATTTACCAGGTGAAAATATTTTGCAGCTATGCTGATTCTAAACACTTGTTTACCATTCCAAAATGTTAAAACTCTCCGGTGCTCTCTGGTAAGCTCACTTTGTTCTGAAAGCACCAAATTTAGTGAAAAAAGCTCCAAGAAAAAGAGCCTGGTAAACAAGTTTGAATGTGACTTGAGCAGGTACACTAATTCTGTCCATACATATCATGTAagagtaagacagacagactttgtTTCCGTTCTTTTTTAattccaattttttttaaataaataaataaataacattttaaaaactacaAAAAAAATCCATTTGCAATCTTTTTTTTAGGGATGGGTATGTGTACTCACAAGGTTGGCTGCAGAGTTTCGTTGTTGGCAGGGTTCCACCCACCTCTCACCAGTCTCTCAAAGTTCTTCATTATGCTGCTTCCATTGCCTGTGTGCAATAACACAACATTATTTCACTTAATCAAGAGACACCATCAAAAGACACACAGGTGTACAAACAATAAACTTGTCTTTTTATATGAGGAATTTCCAAGACTCTGCGTCTGTCCCGATTGCTACTGCTGTGCAAAGTAAAACAATAATTTCAACAATTTGTTAAAAACTCATGTTATAATATATattacacaaactcacacagtTTTTTCTCTTacccttcttcttttttgatgCCTGTTTACAACTTTGTTCAGAAATAGAGAAGATACAAAACACAAGGTAAACACATAAATCCAAATAGCCAGATGTTTACCTTTTATTGTTCCGATAAGGACAATAATGAAGTAGGCGTTGGGATAGAGCTTGGCGGTGTGGACGACGCCATGGTACACTTTGTGCGCTCGTTGGGTCTCCTTCAGCACGCACAGTAACAACTTGAACGGCAGGAACTTGCCTATCTTGTACACCAGGTCAAACGGACAGAAGTTCACCATATACCTGCAACACCCGAAAATCAGGAATCTCAATCAGCATGAACAGCACAGGCGCCCGGTTTAAAATGTAACGGTACAGAATATTTCAAATGTTTTGCTCTGTGAAGAATCTGTTTTTGCTGATTTTGCTGACATTTTGTGAAATATTCAGTACATTTACATCGAAAGTTGCAAGAAGAATACAAATTTCAAAGGAAGGGCAACGATTTTGTTTATACAGTATGGCACATCAAAGAAACAACTCCAGATACAGACCGCAGATTCTACGCTGTTTGCGGTGCGTGAAGATAGGTGTCGTCAttgcactacagtggaaccccccttttaagacttacaAAAATCTGAGgaaattgggtcttaaaaacagggcctagcattgaaAGAAGTGTcaagtgagttcagcttacaaaggcgggggtctgggggcagCAGGAGGCCCCCAGTGGGGCCCAGGGTCAAAGCCCCTGGTGGGAgttcgggagggggggggggggaggtgattTTTCATCTAAGATGAGCCCTCCccaagaagattgagcaactaaattaggccttcaccaacaagcaatacacagacagaaaacaagaaaacagaatCTTGTGTTATTTGGTCTAAAAGTGCTGGTACCTtcttcaaacaaacacaatgtcaCAAAATGTCAGCATTGTCACTCCTTGTCTAAAAGTTCTTGAAAACTATACACACTAGGCATGTCTTTAGCACAAATAATGTCCCTCCTTTGCATGAGTTGAAAATGTTGAAAACTATACACAGAGAACGAATTGAAGTTGTTAAAAACTATACACACTAGAAATGTCTTTAGCAGATGCCGTCAGATGATCCTTCTTGgcttattgttgtttttttaaaaagattcAAGCTTGAACTGGCTGCTTGGCCTTGCTCTTTGAAGTAcagccattcccacttccaggaatacctggattctttgtcactgaatggctgaccacgttccATGTTCAAGATTGTCACTTCATGACATTGTTTAACAAGTCTAGAGACATAACACACCGGCACaagcatgctcgcgcgatgccagagAAAGTGTGTGCTAAAGCAAACTATCAAACtgattgagaattgaaccaaacggcgcacaaaacgaaagctgaGACTGTTTGGGTAcaccgtttgggaataacaggtttttgcataatttcggcgtacaccaaatcgagttccgcaTACTGGAGATGTcatttcggcgtaaagtacgccgaacggcttacaatgctaggccctgtaaaaaggagggagtcttaaattggggctAAATTTACAGACATTATTAACAGAAGatctaaacaagaagggcaaagcccatacgactcacatgctttacacatttttcctaccaaaatacatgtgaccttgatccaaggtcaaggtcatccaaggtcatgcaacacaaagctgttaattcaagacataggaagtacaatggtgcttattggctctttctaccatgagatatggtcacttttagtggttcactaccttattttggtcacatttcataagggtcaaagtgaccttgaccttgatcatatgtgaccaaatgtgtctcatgatgaaagcataacatgtgccccacataatttttaagtttgaaacagttatcttccatagttcagggtcaaggtcacttcaaaatatgtatacaatccaactttgaagagctcctgtgaccttgaccttgaagcaaggtaaaccaaactggtatcaaaagatggggcttactttgccctatatatcatatataggtgaggtattgaatctcaaaaacttcagagaaaatgtgaaaaatgtgaaaaatagctgttttttaggcaacatttatggcccctgcgaccttgaccttgaagcaaggtcaagatgctatgtatttttttgggggccttgtcatcatacaccatcttgccaaatttggtactgatagactgaatagtgtccaagaaatatccaacgttaaagttttccggacggacggacgtccggacggacgactcgggtgagtacatagactcacttttgcttcgcatgtgagtcaaaaatcaagaTCTTAAAAGGAGAGAAATCTAaaattggagggtcttaaaggtactgaacttgtcaaatccaggtgcacggagcccctggagcttttagtcatacctcaggcagctatccgttagaagaactaccaagtttcattgacttgcacccaaagagtcaagaactgcgatttttgtacgaattaatttcgtactcggacccggctggtcttggcctatttttggatctaaatttagatcaggtagatcaccacatcatgcacaaaaagacacgtcacaagcaaactatgtcagacgtcatcat is from Littorina saxatilis isolate snail1 linkage group LG5, US_GU_Lsax_2.0, whole genome shotgun sequence and encodes:
- the LOC138966615 gene encoding trimeric intracellular cation channel type 1B.1-like gives rise to the protein MDPQTFMDVATVVTKLKMYPYFDVAHMILCCMAVRDDIVPQAQAAGAQVLSFQRRHPVSSWMSSMLVCFAGSIIANLLLGEPIITPFKDHRSLLTATIIWYMVNFCPFDLVYKIGKFLPFKLLLCVLKETQRAHKVYHGVVHTAKLYPNAYFIIVLIGTIKGNGSSIMKNFERLVRGGWNPANNETLQPTFITKASLVASIIFLCERLNYISVPHPFIYFGVVIFFVYFKLSSILLGIVDPFVPLENLFCAVFMGGMWDAMRRAVKAEPVKEEEKDGILRNDVIKSKDEKKKD